A single genomic interval of Lathyrus oleraceus cultivar Zhongwan6 chromosome 7, CAAS_Psat_ZW6_1.0, whole genome shotgun sequence harbors:
- the LOC127102313 gene encoding uncharacterized protein LOC127102313 translates to MEAKVYSIKKELQSLLGKINFLKRFRSNISGKTQAFSPLLRLKKECFEWGQAQREAFEKIKDYLVRPPIFSPPCRNKSMRLYISVSDVTLGSMLSQEDENGVERAIYYLSQVLNDVETRYSMIEKLCLSLYFSCTKLKHYIKLIDVYVSSHFDSLKHVLSKPILHNRIGKWAPALTEYSLTYMPLKAIKGYRDGTIIGVLIISPNKIPTKFKYKIEGLCSNNEDEHEALIAGLEILLELGETRVKIMSDSELVIKQITKEYKCAKENLIVYFVIENRLLRRFKMVSIRHIPRVKNQKANDLAQIASGYIILKENLEDAIEIRGRVMSTRLSPIDLEVTKLGYADKENFEILSIDSLTDEDWRKPIVKYLENPTTSAERKVIYHSLSYTLMGNELFKKTPEGVLLKCLGDFEVYLALSNVHSGACGAHQVCHKMKWLLFRQGMY, encoded by the exons ATGGAAGCGAAAGTGTACTCAATAAAGAAGGAACTACAATCTTTACTAGGAAAGATCAACTTCTTAAAGAGGTTCAGATCAAATATAAGTGGCAAGACTCAAGCcttctctcctctacttcgactaaagaaggaaTGTTTCGAATGGGGGCAAGCGCAACGAGAAGCTTTCGAAAAGATCAAAGACTATCTTGTTCGTCCTCCAATTTTTTCGCCTCCTTGTAGGAATAAAAGTATGAGGTTGTACATTTCTGTGTCTGATGTAACTTTAGGGAGCATGCTTTCTCAAGAGGATGAAAATGGAGTAGAAAGGGCCATTTACTACCTTAGTCAAGTCCTAAATGATGTAGAAACTAGATATAGCATGATCGAAAAGTTATGTCTATCTctgtatttctcttgtacaaagttgaagcattatataaaactTATTGATGTGTATGTTTCATCTCACTTTGATAGTCTTAAACACGTGCTATCTAAGCCAATTCTGCATAatcgaattggaaaatgggcacCTGCTTTAACTGAATACTCCCTAACTTATATGCCTTTAAAGGCTATAAAGGG TTACAGAGATGGAACGATTATTGGAGTGTtaattatttctcctaataaaattccaacaaaattcaagtacaagaTTGAAGGTCTTTGCTCGAACAATGAGGACGAACATGAGGCTTTGATAGCCGGACTTGAAATTTTGTTGGAATTGGGGGAAACTAGAGTCAAAATAATGAGTGACTCTGAGTTAGTTATAAAGCAGATAACAAAGGAATACAAATGTGCCAAAGAGAACCTAATAGTGTACTTTGTAATAGAAAATAGACTATTACGAAGGTTCAAAATGGTGAGTATTAGACACATTCCTCGAGTTAAGAACCAAAAGGCAAATGACTTGGCTCAAATTGCTTCTGGTTACATAATTTTGAAAGAAAACTTGGAAGATGCAATTGAAATCCGAGGGAGAGTTATGTCGACCAGATTGTCTCCGATAGATTTGGAAGTAACAAAGTTAGGCTATGCAGATAAAGAGAACTTTGAGATATTGTCCATAGATAGTTTGACAGATGAAGATTGGAGAAAACCAATAGTAAAGTACTTAGAAAATCCAACAACATCTGCAGAGCGAAAGGTCATCTATCACTCTCTGAGTTATACCCTTATGGGGAATGAATTATTCAAAAAAACACCTGAAGGAGTCTTACTCAAATGCCTTGGTGACTTTGAGGTGTACTTAGCTCTTTCTAATGTCCATAGTGGGGCGTGTGGAGCACATCAAGTATGCCACAAGATGAAATGGCTTTTGTTTCGTCAAGGGATGTACTAG